atcaaaaatataattcgctttatttcattttagcATATTTAGATTTATGTCTGCTTGCCTGATCCGATTTACTTTTTGGGCTTACGTTAATGTTTTAAAAGCTATTAAAATTAGTTCTCTACATTTGGGGAATTTAATATTCTATCTATTATGATAATTCAGAAAGTATTGCAAtgataaatttgtttgtcaaattgcatttataataACTAGATATTTATATCTTAGGGCGTTTCTTACACAGCtgcattttataaatatagtttttcTAAAATTTGTACTTATTAGTTACTTATGCCGAGCCAACTGAAGCTTAGAATTAATCAAAAAAATGGCCCCGCTGCTGCAAATGACCTGGGACAGTGAGTTTTGGCCAGGCTGATGTAGGCACAGCTGTCCTTCGTTTTCAGTTTCCATCCCTTCGAGAATTTGTTCCAAACATGAACCACCGGCGACTTGGATACTCTTCTCATGGTCACGTTGAGTCTGTTGGGCAGAAAGAAGTCCTTCCACTGCAGCCAGGGTATGGCATAGAATGCATTTGGATCGTAGACCCTGAAGCCATTGCAGCCTTTCGAATTGTTAATCATTGCCTTGACATTCTCGGTTTTGCATTGCTTCTTGGCCACGCGGGTTATGACCCCGGGTCCATTGGTGCCCCATTTATCGCCTTTATAGTTGGCCTCCAGATCCCGCAGACACATGGTGGCTATCTTATGGCCCAGACCGGCGGAGGACATTTTCATGACGCCACAGGCCAGAGATTTGTTGCTCTCGGCACCCGTGAAGTTCGGTGGCATCTTCTCCAGATTCTGCTGAACCACAACATCGAGATCCAGGTAAAGACCGCCGTATTTGTACAGGGTAACATAGCGCAGCAGATCCGAGACATGTGGAAAGAGAAATTTCGATTTAAATAGCTTGCCACTGTTTAGCCATTTTGTGATGGGCGTTCCAGCTGCATAGCGCCACAAGTTAAGGTGCCTCAGTCGTATATTGTTGTACTTATGCAAAGCCTTGATCAGCGGATCTCCACTTAATGGACGATGAGTGGCGCCGGCGAAAAGCACAAATACAGTGAGGCCTGGATTGTGAAGGGCGGCCGATTCAATGGCACAGGCAGACCGGGCCGTCAATTGGACCAGTGCGCTCTTTTCCAACCGCCTGAAGTTCGTGGTTTCATGGAAGAATATACTCCGTCCACGACTTGGCTGCTTTCTGGCCCTGAGCACATCGAGCAGGGGAATGACTGGAATTTTCCTGGTAAATTTCCTTTTGAACTTGGGTTGGTTGGCCACCGACTTGGCGGCTTTTTTGGGTAAGGGATTCTGCACTTGCTTCTTATTCTTAACTTGTCTTTCGATGGTTTTTTTCTCAAGTGGAATTGCTTTCGTCGTTGAATTCTTTGGTTCTGTGTGTGCTTTGTGGTAAGCACGATTGTATTCTATCCATTTGAAGGTCAAAACGATGCTGAGAACCAGGAGCAAAGAACCTACAACGATTAGAGTTCGTGACACTTTCATTACGAGAATTTTAGACTGCACTTCACACTCGAAATTTACGGTTTGCTAACATTCCTTACTTTTCTCGGATGAATCATGTAAATGTCGAGCGTGTCGAATGTAAAGATTTGTTTCACATTCACTTGGCGATCTCCTTTGCCTATATAAATGGAGGTTGCTTTTCCCCAATGCTTTCATTTAAACTTCTAACTGGCTAACATGAAGTTCCTGGGTCTTTTCGTCACTTTGCTGGTTGTTCTGGCCATGGTCAATGGCCAacaagccaaagccaaaaacacaaatcaCAACGTCATCGTCATTGGTGGCAAGAAACCCGCAGCTGCACCCAgcgctcctgctcctgatgcTCCTGCACCCCAGTAAATGTCATAAGTCAGGACTTATTTTCTTCTAATAAAATGGAACGCTAATTACAATACATGTctttcaatatatttaatatttgcaataataatttaaactGCATATGGTGATTCACTGACTTTTAATACCACAACAAGTAGTGGAAAACTATAGTAGATAGCAATCAGAAAACTTCTTCTCAGATTGTTCTGAAATAGATATGATTatgaattcaaattcaaaccGAAACCCTTTTATTGGGTTCGGTGAATTTCGTTTACTTCTTCGAAATATAGTTTGTATAAGAAATCCTGCAAAccatttgcttgtttttttaaaaacactttGCTTTAATCCAGTAAAATCGTTTTTGCTTTGCCAGGATATGTCagtttaaaagtttaaaagtaTTGTTGGTTTGCAAAGGGTATCAAAGgttgattaaattttattcGGTCTGTAATGTCTAAAGGTTAGGGAATTCGTTCCGCTTTTCCGTGCTATGAATTTTGGAAATTGTCTGGCATTTAGATTAGATTCGCTTACGCAACCGCAACAGCGGCCTTATAAAGAGTGTGCTCGACTAGCTGGGCACTATTCACAAACCCAACTGGCCGACATGAAGATCATCGCTGGAATTATTCTGCTGTTCGCCGCTACGGCTTTGGCCCAATCAGGGGATCCTAACACCAACGAAAACAAGAATGTGATTCACATCAACAATCCCAACGCTGCAAATTAGATGAACTTTTGAAATTTGCATACCCAGAATTCAATAAAACATTTACTTAATTGCTTGCATGTAATAGAAATGGCCTATTTATTTTAGTTCAAGGttgaaaacttattaaaaCTCTTTTATATTCAAGAAAATGCCAGTTTTTGCATAAACTATTGGCCAATTAATCATTTGTCCAATAGCTTTAAATGTACTTAAAAAACTTATGcttaaaatgcttttaaaaatagTCACAGACTGCCAGTATATCAGATATCTTTGCCTTATTTTGTATCTAATTGgttttttgcttaaaatattttatgtttgaaAATATGTGTTTCAAAAAGAGCTAGTACCAAAACCATTTGAACCGAAgctaattttttaaagttttggcgAAAAGAAATTATCTAActataatgaaattaattggtCACCCTTTAAAAAGAATTAAACGATTCTCTTGGCTTATGCAATACTTGGCTCATAAATGATATAAAAGCCGAGTTCACGTTTTATTTCTATCCTCATCTGATAGACATGAAGTTCCTTACGGGTTGCATTTTGCTGTTTATTGCCTCTGCTTTGGCCCAAGATGATGGTAATAATGTCAATCATAATATAATCAATATTGACAAATTCTAAATTATTGTGAGGCCAAAAGGATTCAATAAAATGTGTACCTTTATgatgtatttattttcgttttatttttgcccaattaaatatatatttatttttggaattgATTGGAAAAAGTTGTATAAATATCCTATATCTATAATTTTTCTGTATCACTGGTATAATCGCTCTATAAATTCGAAGCAGCAGAAAAATTGATGTATTTGTCATATATTAGATGATATAGTTTTTACTGGAAAGAAACCGTTTACTTTAACCAATTCaatttgttatgcaaattaacGATTTGATCTCAACTTACTTAAACCAACTATAACTGAGTAGTTGAGTAGTAAATCGTTAGCATTCGCCAAGTTGCAGAGATGCGCGGAACACTTTTTTTAATcccactttttgtgtgtgtagTCCTGGCCTCTGGCACCAATAATACTTTGGTATACATTGACAATAATTCGACACCGCCTACGAATATAACTGTCGATGCTAAAAATATGCACAACTTTTTGCTTTGTGTAAAAAAGAACGAGCTAATTCGGGATGGCAAGATTCTATCTCTTCCGGTTGCCTGTCAACGCCATTTTCTCTTGATCCACAAGACTTGGTATCCCGGAATACTCGGGAAAAAATCGAATAACTAATGCCTAATTAcaccaaaaaaatgtaaaaataaatgtttattaatgtGTGCCACGAACTGTTTACAAAATATAAGCGTAGTTAGCAAACTTTTCATTACGAACTAGATTGCCATATACCTTGATGTTTTTTTCCAGTTTGGTT
This genomic stretch from Drosophila yakuba strain Tai18E2 chromosome 3R, Prin_Dyak_Tai18E2_2.1, whole genome shotgun sequence harbors:
- the LOC6538460 gene encoding lactosylceramide 4-alpha-galactosyltransferase, giving the protein MKVSRTLIVVGSLLLVLSIVLTFKWIEYNRAYHKAHTEPKNSTTKAIPLEKKTIERQVKNKKQVQNPLPKKAAKSVANQPKFKRKFTRKIPVIPLLDVLRARKQPSRGRSIFFHETTNFRRLEKSALVQLTARSACAIESAALHNPGLTVFVLFAGATHRPLSGDPLIKALHKYNNIRLRHLNLWRYAAGTPITKWLNSGKLFKSKFLFPHVSDLLRYVTLYKYGGLYLDLDVVVQQNLEKMPPNFTGAESNKSLACGVMKMSSAGLGHKIATMCLRDLEANYKGDKWGTNGPGVITRVAKKQCKTENVKAMINNSKGCNGFRVYDPNAFYAIPWLQWKDFFLPNRLNVTMRRVSKSPVVHVWNKFSKGWKLKTKDSCAYISLAKTHCPRSFAAAGPFF
- the LOC26535571 gene encoding accessory gland-specific peptide 57Db encodes the protein MKIIAGIILLFAATALAQSGDPNTNENKNVIHINNPNAAN
- the LOC120321788 gene encoding uncharacterized protein LOC120321788, producing the protein MKFLTGCILLFIASALAQDDGNNVNHNIINIDKF